From the genome of Anopheles moucheti chromosome 3, idAnoMoucSN_F20_07, whole genome shotgun sequence, one region includes:
- the LOC128304681 gene encoding fer-1-like protein 6, translating to MVHYMHQPNPAGPTGVQCGKRCTILARSIHCNHSCPDRCGCIYAKLDYALQVGTARQERMASNELLGDPARRASDVQWQPMGNQLTTKHVHCKVHVYQGRIFAGFLDAEQCNAKLTVLFENYEMSLSPIPNTLSPRWNETVEFQNVPFTMSSIANDELGQKCTIMFNLQWEGQEMGSNAIGWLETSIKLLGTNKSNDAKNNLEDLQTFKPYLQWVPLFLKGIRIAEILVSCIVVELASPLEDDEQTEAECLLVHGLPPEIAPRLCTYTIRVRFVGLRQLQTLVYSTIRYSRMLLTLGDASIISGNTRITYGNSANFSDGFENCSVRLPVNTNYWPLMTIKHIDFTDEKRPKTIGNAIVNASELVVENSLKSAISAETSTIIDIDQEANVASIAADLLNRTYNWTNVRDVIQKQIEGFNAPSKPTNRLRSDDSELTWWTKFYNNQMAKNDKKCSLKIYDTELESVEEFEGFKDWSGSFALHRIKRKKKKALVKQLYGAIKCDIKISSLVKASTPQYTPKERILPSISNPVEIAVVVYVVQALNLSSRDLMSESDAYIVLSYGNQRVRDRAYYIPNQASPVFGRRFEMRGTLPRDQMLHLSVYDRDFASSDDLIGSTYIDIEDRFRSKHLLSFGLPQIFTSTGYNRWRHQQKPSDLLLKICEQHGIAKPRITGGKIYIGEQVFHADGLDANECQTEQLCLLALNNFQHVANGFSLTPEHVETRPLYHPKRGGIEQGKVQLWIELYAPNQPHPLPLDITPQPPKPYELRLIVWNTADVMLNERNIFGTEMSDIYVKCWLQEFTEAQYTDVHYRSLTGEGNFNWRMVFPFRYSPADGMLVLRRRKAFYEQFDTELKYPPVLTVQIWDNDSFSADDFLGTMELNLAQLPVPASTPDACKFTPSLSLTGSGSSTAGDSLNMFVERRARGWFPVHGKRTSNIDASDRQQRPGVSLTGKIELELEVLSQEDASQNPVGVGRKPPQHLPEPLRPEVSFHWLRQPAKTFNKLLWPRVRTSFIWIGAVMLLCLLIYGLVVNVPTVFMVRSLEQRRSYESISSEG from the exons ATGGTTCATTACATGCATCAGCCAAACCCTGCAGGTCCAACGGGTGTACAGTGTGGTAAACGGTGCACAATCCTCGCGAGATCGATTCATTGCAATCACTCGTGCCCGGATCGGTGTGGTTGCATTTATGCAAAGCTGGACTATGCGTTACAAGTAGGGACGGCACGGCAGGAACGGATGGCATCGAATGAGTTGCTGGGAGATCCCGCAAGGAGAGCCTCGGACGTACAGTGGCAACCGATGGGCAATCAGCTCACAACGAAGCATGTGCACTGTAAGGTACACGTGTATCAGGGACGGATATTTGCCGGATTTCTTGACGCTGAGCAGTGTAACGCTAAGCTAACCGTTCTGTTTGAAAACTACGAAATGTCACTCTCG CCAATTCCCAACACACTTTCTCCACGTTGGAATGAAACAGTAGAGTTCCAGAATGTGCCATTTACCATGTCTAGCATAGCGAATGACGAATTGGGCCAGAAATGTACCATTATGTTCAATTTGCAATGGGAAGGACAGGAGATG GGTAGCAACGCAATCGGTTGGTTGGAAACCTCAATAAAACTACTAggaacaaataaaagcaatgATGCAAAGAATAACCTTGAAGATTTGCAAACATTCAAACCGTATTTGCAATGGGTTCCACTTTTTCTCAAAGGAATAAGGATCGCGGAAATTTTGGTTTCATGCATTGTAGTGGAG CTTGCATCTCCATTAGAGGATGACGAACAAACCGAAGCTGAATGTCTGCTTGTGCATGGTTTACCACCAGAAATTGCCCCACGATTGTGCACATATACCATTCGTGTACGGTTTGTTGGTCTAAGGCAACTGCAAACCCTGGTGTACAGCACAATAAGATACTCACGAATGTTGTTAACACTGGGTGATGCAAGCATTATCAGCGGAAATACAAGAATTACTTACGGAAACAGTGCCAATTTCTCTGATGGATTTGAAAATTGCTCTGTA CGACTTCCGGTCAATACAAACTATTGGCCATTGATGACTATCAAGCATATTGATTTTACCGATGAGAAGCGTCCGAAAACAATCGGAAATGCAATCGTAAACGCATCAGAACTGGTTGTGGAAAACTCCTTAAAGTCTGCAATTTCTGCAGAAACTTCAACGATTATTGATATAGACCAGGAAGCAAATGTAGCTTCAATTGCAGCGGATCTACTAAATAGAACCTACAACTGGACAAACGTTCGTGATGTGATACAGAAACAGATTGAAGGCTTCAACGCACCCAGTAAACCAACAAATAGACTAAGATCCGATGATTCGGAGCTCACCTGGTGGACAAAGTTCTACAACAATCAAATGGCGaagaatgataaaaaatgttcTCTTAAG ATTTACGATACAGAATTGGAGAGTGTAGAGGAGTTTGAAGGATTTAAAGATTGGAGTGGAAGTTTTGCGCTACATAGAATCAAacgcaagaagaaaaaggccCTGGTGAAGCAGTTGTATGGCGCTATTAAATGCGACATTAAAATCAGTTCCTTGGTGAAAGCATCAACGCCACAGTATACGCC CAAGGAGAGAATACTGCCCTCGATTTCGAACCCTGTGGAAATTGCAGTTGTCGTTTACGTTGTACAAGCCTTGAATCTTTCTTCGCGTGATCTCATGTCAGAATCGGATGCATATATCGTGCTGTCGTACGGCAATCAGCGTGTTCGAGATCGTGCATATTACATCCCCAACCAAGCATCTCCAGTGTTTGGTAGACGGTTCGAAATGCGCGGAACGCTGCCCAG AGATCAAATGCTGCACCTTTCGGTGTATGACAGAGACTTTGCCTCTTCGGATGATCTTATTGGAAGCACGTACATCGACATCGAGGATCGCTTTCGGAGCAAACATCTACTATCGTTTGGATTGCCCCAAATCTTCACCTCCACGGGTTACAACAGATGGCGCCACCAGCAGAAACCCTCCGACCTGTTGCTCAAGATATGCGAACAGCATGGAATAGCAAAACCTCGCATAACGGGTGGCAAGATCTATATTGGAGAGCAAGTATTCCACGCTGACGGTCTGGACGCGAACGAATGTCAAACGGAGCAGTTATGCCTGCTGGCGCTAAATAACTTCCAGCACGTTGCCAACGGATTTTCCTTAACGCCCGAACACGTGGAAACGCGCCCACTGTATCATCCCAAGCGGGGTGGTATTGAGCAGGGCAAGGTGCAGCTGTGGATCGAACTGTACGCACCTAACCAGCCGCATCCGCTGCCACTGGACATTACGCCCCAACCGCCGAAACCTTACGAACTGCGGCTGATCGTCTGGAACACGGCCGATGTGATGCTAAACGAGCGTAACATTTTCGGTACCGAGATGAGTGACATCTACGTGAAGTG CTGGCTGCAGGAGTTCACGGAAGCTCAGTACACGGACGTCCATTACCGGTCGCTAACCGGCGAAGGAAACTTTAACTGGCGCATGGTGTTTCCGTTCCGGTACTCACCCGCCGATGGCATG CTGGTACTTCGTCGCAGAAAGGCATTCTACGAGCAGTTCGATACCGAGCTCAAGTATCCCCCGGTACTGACCGTACAGATTTGGGATAATGATTCATTTTCGGCAGATGATTTTCTCGGCACGATGGAACTCAATCTCGCGCAGCTACCCGTCCCAGCCAGCACGCCCGATGCGTGTAAGTTTACCCCAAGCCTATCATTAACCGGATCCGGCAGCAGTACGGCAGGCGATTCTTTGAACATGTTTGTGGAGCGCCGTGCTAGGGGATGGTTTCCAGTGCATGGTAAACGCACGTCCAACATTGATGCAAGCGATCGGCAGCAGCGACCTGGCGTATCGCTGACG GGTAAAATCGAACTGGAGCTGGAGGTACTCAGCCAAGAAGATGCTTCTCAGAATCCGGTTGGAGTTGGTCGCAAACCACCGCAGCATCTTCCTGAACCGCT GCGTCCGGAAGTGTCTTTCCATTGGTTACGGCAGCCGGCGAAAACGTTCAACAAGCTGTTGTGGCCCCGCGTACGAACATCGTTCATCTGGATTGGTGCGGTAATGTTGCTGTGTTTGCTCATTTACGGGTTGGTGGTAAATGTGCCAACCGTCTTCATGGTGCGATCGCTTGAACAGCGACGTTCATACGAAAGTATCTCTTCCGAAGGCTGA